The following are encoded together in the Capsulimonas corticalis genome:
- a CDS encoding extracellular solute-binding protein — MSIKRILRIALLLLLFIPSAAVHADTQKTVLRFRFWGDFKEIAIINKTVEAFERDHPGVTVRAERQPPGDEYAQKLIVEQAAHLTPDVVFCGGNYPQFAGRGILADLTPFLKADPSVNLNDYYPQLVNVFQSGGKTYAIPRDIAPMGLVYYNKTLFDKAHLPYPDGSWSWDYKPHPERGNQDFLTVAQKLTHHGQTSADTVYGFAGGWSEQTMNNFVYSSGGSFVDDIKAPKKLLYNDPLVVNAMQLTVDMIQKYNVSPSTIELQSSAVGPHELFTQGKLAMYCTGIWEVPRFRDEIKDFDWDIAAFPAGPKGQRGVMTGWSGYGITSDSKHKQESWELVKYLAGVKGLSGLAKSGLAQPSIAKLADSPLWLDGSRPRNRKLTIDEVPYVHFEVLSPSWPEITSIITPKLELVWNGTLTAQQAVDLFMPPAQAKLDQINHPPYHPTLNWGAGFGAMLVITLLIVAWVWQGARQDLKLGRKIGSGAEAKAGYAFISPWLIGAIVFVLGPMLVSLMLAFTSWDMIAPAKWVGTGNFAEMAHDEHFFKSMQVTALYTIFSVPLGVAGSLGLALLLNTKIKGQTVFRTLYYIPAVASSVAASLIWLRLFNPESGLLNYMTAVLHLNPLLHALGLTDPAKGYVNWLGSEKTALGSLVVMSLWGIGGGMVIYLAGLQGIPQSYYEAAEIDGATVFQKFRHVTLPLLTPTIFFTLIMGVIGSLQTFTQGFVMTQGGPNNATLFYVLYLYQNAFTFMKMGYASALAWVLFIVVLVITALQMKMSRWVHYEGAEK, encoded by the coding sequence ATGTCCATCAAGCGTATTCTTCGGATCGCTTTGCTTCTATTGCTGTTCATCCCAAGCGCGGCTGTCCATGCGGACACCCAGAAAACGGTTCTGCGTTTTCGCTTTTGGGGGGACTTCAAAGAGATCGCCATCATCAATAAAACGGTCGAAGCGTTTGAGCGCGACCACCCGGGCGTCACCGTACGCGCCGAGCGCCAGCCGCCGGGTGACGAATATGCGCAGAAGCTCATTGTCGAGCAGGCCGCGCACCTCACGCCCGATGTGGTCTTCTGCGGCGGCAACTACCCGCAGTTCGCGGGACGCGGGATCCTGGCGGATCTGACACCGTTTTTGAAGGCCGACCCGTCCGTCAACCTGAACGACTACTATCCTCAGCTGGTGAACGTCTTCCAAAGCGGCGGCAAGACGTACGCCATTCCGCGCGATATCGCGCCGATGGGCCTGGTTTACTACAACAAGACACTCTTCGACAAAGCCCATCTCCCCTACCCCGACGGCTCCTGGAGCTGGGATTACAAGCCGCATCCCGAGCGCGGCAATCAAGATTTTCTCACCGTCGCGCAGAAGCTGACGCATCACGGGCAGACGAGCGCCGACACGGTGTATGGCTTCGCGGGCGGCTGGTCCGAGCAGACGATGAACAACTTCGTTTACTCATCCGGCGGCTCCTTCGTGGACGATATCAAGGCCCCCAAGAAACTGCTGTACAACGATCCATTGGTCGTCAACGCTATGCAGCTGACCGTGGACATGATCCAGAAGTACAACGTATCGCCTTCGACGATCGAGCTGCAATCGTCCGCCGTCGGCCCGCATGAGCTTTTCACTCAGGGCAAGCTGGCGATGTACTGCACCGGTATCTGGGAAGTGCCGCGATTCCGGGACGAGATCAAGGACTTCGACTGGGATATCGCCGCCTTTCCCGCCGGTCCGAAGGGACAGCGCGGCGTGATGACCGGCTGGTCCGGTTATGGGATTACATCCGACAGCAAGCATAAGCAGGAGTCCTGGGAACTGGTCAAGTACCTGGCCGGCGTGAAGGGGCTGAGCGGCCTGGCGAAGTCCGGTCTCGCGCAGCCGTCGATCGCCAAGCTGGCGGATTCACCGCTCTGGCTCGACGGATCGCGCCCCAGGAACCGCAAACTGACGATCGACGAGGTTCCGTACGTCCACTTTGAGGTCCTCAGCCCAAGCTGGCCCGAGATCACGTCCATCATCACGCCGAAGCTGGAACTGGTGTGGAACGGCACGCTGACGGCGCAGCAGGCGGTCGATCTCTTTATGCCCCCGGCGCAGGCCAAGCTCGACCAGATCAACCACCCGCCCTATCATCCCACGCTCAACTGGGGCGCGGGCTTCGGCGCCATGCTGGTCATCACGCTGCTGATCGTGGCGTGGGTATGGCAGGGCGCGCGCCAGGACCTGAAACTGGGCCGCAAGATTGGGTCGGGCGCCGAGGCGAAGGCGGGGTACGCGTTTATCTCGCCCTGGCTGATCGGCGCGATCGTGTTCGTCCTTGGCCCGATGCTGGTGTCGCTGATGCTCGCCTTTACTTCCTGGGACATGATCGCCCCAGCCAAATGGGTAGGAACGGGCAACTTCGCGGAAATGGCCCACGACGAACATTTCTTCAAAAGCATGCAGGTGACGGCGCTCTACACCATCTTCTCCGTGCCGCTCGGCGTCGCCGGTTCGCTGGGTCTCGCGCTCCTGCTCAATACAAAGATCAAGGGACAGACGGTCTTCCGAACACTGTACTATATTCCGGCGGTCGCGTCGTCGGTCGCCGCCTCGCTGATCTGGCTGCGCCTCTTCAACCCCGAGTCGGGTCTCTTAAACTACATGACCGCCGTGCTGCACCTCAATCCTCTTCTGCACGCGCTTGGCCTGACGGATCCCGCCAAGGGATATGTGAACTGGCTCGGCTCCGAAAAGACGGCGCTCGGCAGCCTTGTCGTGATGAGCCTCTGGGGCATCGGAGGCGGTATGGTCATTTATCTGGCCGGCCTGCAAGGCATCCCGCAGTCTTACTATGAGGCGGCCGAAATCGACGGAGCGACCGTGTTTCAGAAGTTCCGGCACGTCACCCTGCCGCTGCTGACGCCCACGATCTTCTTCACCCTGATCATGGGCGTGATCGGATCGCTGCAAACCTTCACGCAAGGCTTCGTCATGACGCAGGGCGGACCGAACAACGCGACGCTCTTCTACGTGCTGTATCTCTACCAGAACGCCTTCACCTTTATGAAGATGGGCTACGCCAGCGCGCTCGCCTGGGTGCTGTTCATCGTCGTTCTGGTCATCACCGCCCTGCAGATGAAGATGTCGCGCTGGGTCCATTACGAAGGCGCGGAAAAATAA
- a CDS encoding beta-mannosidase: protein MSNFSSQVIRTVLDKDWRVQEAPRSDAPEHRRLAWLNAEVPGHIHLDLMRDGVIGDPFVRMNERGVEWVDETDWVYETRFQVEELTPAHRALVFHGLDTLAEIELNGEALGRTENMFMTHRFPVDGRLNVGENTLRVTFRSATRVGRARQEAWEVAQGSEMPGHWDSWAPRSFVRKAQYMYGWDWGPVLSSCGIWAPVELVTVPLAEIGDWKYEYDFLDSGEVSVRVTATVERRAAGAGLTLDASVAGENWTGSISAVVPEAIGVHEIALPAVTINARLWQPRGLGDAARYPLRIALRQSSEEIDALDARVGFRTVQLIREPDMDGAGETFKFRVNGVNIFAKGANWIPDDSFITRVTEERLRERITQARDAGFNMLRIWAGGFYESEAFYNICDELGILVWQDFLYGCAYYPDLGEYAEGARLEAAQAVRRIRNHPSLCLWCGNNENHTMFADKWNGLNPSRHIGEHLYHEILPEVLAAEDPATPYWPSSPYGGDLPNSANAGDCHNWDVWHGRGDWVHYTENDSRFCSEFGFAASCGMAAWEGVLAPEDRAPHSPVVKWHDKTRKGYDTYIGMQDIHFPVSQTLEDLVYYSQCNQGEAMRYGVEHYRRRMGHCWGTLIWQLNDCWPVQSWAMIDSAGEPKAVYYAAKRFYAPQLLSLYRKGDIVEAHLVNDRSEPIPGVLTITLLGFDGETIQQTETKAKAPANAAAIVTTFDLSAAKGRERSTVLHARFAPADGTPAFDSTLLLAEPKDLELGTPSIHTRHERIGEHEIAVTLTSETFAPYLWLRRGDNTPLTVSDNFFHLMPGEAKTVIITANCPCGGADLADKLVARTLADRSPA from the coding sequence ATGAGCAATTTTTCATCACAAGTTATTCGAACCGTCCTGGACAAGGATTGGCGCGTTCAGGAGGCCCCGCGCTCGGACGCCCCCGAGCATCGCCGGCTGGCCTGGCTGAACGCGGAGGTTCCGGGTCATATCCATCTGGATTTGATGCGCGACGGCGTCATTGGAGATCCGTTCGTGCGCATGAATGAGCGCGGCGTGGAGTGGGTGGACGAAACCGACTGGGTCTACGAAACGCGCTTCCAGGTGGAAGAGCTGACGCCGGCGCATCGCGCCCTGGTGTTCCATGGGCTGGACACGCTCGCCGAGATCGAGCTGAACGGCGAGGCGCTGGGCCGCACGGAGAATATGTTCATGACGCATCGCTTCCCGGTGGACGGGCGGCTGAACGTTGGTGAGAACACGCTGCGCGTCACCTTCCGCAGCGCCACGCGCGTCGGCCGGGCGCGTCAGGAGGCGTGGGAAGTCGCTCAAGGCTCCGAGATGCCGGGGCACTGGGATAGCTGGGCGCCGCGTTCGTTCGTCCGCAAGGCGCAGTACATGTACGGCTGGGACTGGGGTCCCGTGCTGAGCTCCTGCGGGATCTGGGCGCCGGTGGAGCTGGTGACGGTTCCGCTCGCCGAGATCGGCGACTGGAAGTACGAATACGATTTTCTGGACAGCGGCGAGGTTTCCGTCCGCGTGACGGCGACTGTCGAGCGCCGCGCCGCCGGCGCGGGATTGACGCTGGATGCTTCCGTGGCGGGCGAGAACTGGACGGGATCGATTTCGGCGGTCGTTCCGGAGGCCATCGGCGTGCATGAGATCGCCCTGCCGGCGGTGACGATCAACGCGCGGCTCTGGCAGCCCCGAGGACTTGGAGACGCCGCCCGCTATCCATTGCGGATCGCGCTGCGCCAATCGTCGGAAGAGATCGATGCGCTCGACGCGCGCGTCGGTTTCCGAACGGTGCAGTTGATCCGCGAGCCGGACATGGACGGCGCGGGGGAGACCTTCAAATTCCGCGTGAACGGCGTGAATATCTTCGCGAAGGGCGCCAACTGGATTCCGGACGATTCGTTCATCACGCGCGTCACCGAGGAGCGGCTGCGCGAGCGGATCACGCAGGCGCGGGACGCCGGCTTCAATATGCTGCGCATCTGGGCCGGCGGGTTCTACGAAAGCGAAGCGTTCTACAACATTTGCGATGAGCTGGGGATCCTGGTCTGGCAGGACTTCTTGTACGGCTGCGCCTACTATCCGGATCTCGGCGAATACGCGGAGGGGGCAAGGCTGGAAGCGGCGCAGGCAGTGCGCCGTATCCGCAATCATCCCTCGCTCTGCCTCTGGTGCGGCAACAACGAGAACCACACCATGTTCGCGGACAAGTGGAATGGTCTGAACCCGTCGCGCCATATCGGCGAGCATCTCTATCATGAGATCCTGCCGGAAGTGCTGGCGGCGGAAGATCCGGCGACGCCCTACTGGCCGTCCTCGCCCTACGGCGGCGATCTTCCGAACAGCGCGAACGCGGGCGACTGCCACAACTGGGATGTCTGGCACGGACGCGGTGACTGGGTTCACTACACTGAGAACGATTCGCGCTTCTGCTCGGAGTTCGGCTTCGCGGCAAGCTGCGGCATGGCGGCCTGGGAAGGCGTGCTGGCGCCCGAAGACCGCGCGCCGCACTCGCCGGTCGTGAAGTGGCATGACAAGACGCGCAAGGGCTACGACACCTACATCGGCATGCAGGATATCCACTTTCCGGTGTCTCAGACCCTGGAGGACCTGGTCTACTACAGCCAGTGCAACCAGGGCGAAGCGATGCGCTACGGCGTGGAGCACTACCGACGCCGCATGGGGCATTGCTGGGGCACGCTGATCTGGCAGCTCAACGACTGCTGGCCCGTGCAGTCCTGGGCGATGATCGATAGCGCCGGCGAGCCGAAGGCCGTCTATTACGCCGCCAAGCGGTTCTACGCGCCGCAGCTTCTTTCGCTGTACCGCAAGGGCGACATCGTCGAGGCGCATCTGGTCAACGATCGTTCCGAGCCGATCCCGGGCGTGCTGACGATCACGCTGCTCGGCTTCGACGGCGAAACGATCCAGCAGACGGAGACCAAGGCGAAGGCGCCCGCCAACGCGGCGGCAATCGTCACGACATTCGATCTGTCGGCGGCAAAAGGACGCGAGCGATCCACCGTGCTCCACGCGCGGTTCGCGCCGGCGGACGGAACGCCCGCCTTCGACAGCACGCTGCTGCTCGCGGAGCCCAAGGACCTGGAGCTGGGAACGCCGTCCATTCACACGCGTCATGAGCGGATCGGCGAACATGAGATCGCCGTCACGCTCACCAGCGAGACGTTCGCGCCCTATCTCTGGCTGCGGCGCGGCGACAACACGCCGCTCACGGTGTCGGACAACTTCTTCCATCTGATGCCGGGAGAAGCCAAGACCGTCATCATCACGGCGAACTGCCCATGCGGCGGAGCCGATCTCGCCGACAAGCTCGTGGCGCGCACCCTGGCGGACCGATCGCCGGCATAA
- a CDS encoding glycoside hydrolase family 127 protein produces MARQLTNPSTQIRRYNRLRPVSARSVQIQDAFWSPRIAINRSVTLPSQFQQCEETGRVDNFRRASGKKEIPFEGIFFNDSDVYKLLEAMAFALGQHPDDEALIRMADVLITEIADAQDANGYLNTYFSVNRVGERWTNLKDMHELYCAGHLIQAAAAHFDATESTRLLDVAKRLADHICETFGPVSEGKREGACGHEEIELALAALYKATGNDRYLNQVEYFLGARGQEVSALYTTPPTRDFDRRYFQDQVPFRDLTEVVGHSVRQMYLDSGAADLYAETGDASLLAALEAQWRNMTERRMYVTGGLGARWEGEAFGADWELPSDRAYAETCAAIGGVMWNWRMLQIAGDAKYADQMELQLYNAMLAGLSLDGASYFYQNPLSNDGSHRRQPWFGCACCPPNIARLLASLSGYFYSVDDSNGVWAHLYAAGSAELPLQGGGSIALKQETIYPWDGDIRFTVENTPHAGATLHLRIPEWAQGATVQVNGEAPRSVEAGAYAAVDHPWTTGDTVRLTLPMPVRALTADPRIADAYGKTALARGPLVYCLEQIDHDGVDVRDIVLSDDAIGIDFQKELLGGVTVLRAAGNVLDRSAWAAGAYLDRAPGGSPGQAIAVTAVPYYAWANREAGSMTVWVRKG; encoded by the coding sequence ATGGCGCGACAACTTACCAATCCCTCAACACAAATCCGTCGATACAACCGGTTACGTCCGGTCTCGGCGCGCTCCGTCCAGATTCAAGACGCGTTTTGGAGTCCGCGCATCGCGATCAACCGCTCCGTGACCTTGCCGTCGCAGTTCCAGCAGTGCGAGGAAACGGGACGCGTGGATAATTTCCGGCGCGCCTCCGGCAAGAAAGAGATTCCCTTCGAGGGCATCTTTTTCAACGACTCGGATGTTTACAAGCTTCTGGAGGCGATGGCGTTCGCTCTGGGACAGCATCCGGACGACGAGGCGCTGATTCGGATGGCCGATGTGCTGATCACTGAGATCGCCGACGCCCAGGACGCGAACGGTTACCTAAATACCTACTTCAGCGTCAACCGCGTGGGAGAACGCTGGACGAATCTCAAGGACATGCACGAGCTGTACTGCGCCGGCCACTTGATACAAGCGGCGGCGGCGCACTTTGACGCGACGGAAAGCACGCGCCTCCTTGATGTCGCGAAACGCCTCGCCGACCACATCTGCGAAACGTTTGGCCCCGTTTCTGAAGGCAAGCGCGAGGGCGCATGCGGCCACGAGGAGATCGAGCTGGCGCTGGCGGCGCTCTACAAGGCGACGGGCAACGACCGCTATCTGAACCAGGTCGAATATTTCCTCGGCGCGCGCGGCCAGGAAGTTTCCGCGCTTTACACCACCCCGCCGACCCGCGACTTCGACCGCCGATACTTCCAGGACCAGGTTCCCTTCCGGGACCTTACGGAAGTGGTCGGGCACTCCGTCCGGCAGATGTATCTGGACAGCGGCGCGGCGGACTTATACGCGGAAACAGGCGACGCTTCGCTGCTTGCGGCCCTGGAAGCGCAGTGGCGCAACATGACCGAGCGCCGAATGTACGTGACCGGCGGCCTGGGCGCGCGCTGGGAAGGCGAGGCGTTCGGCGCGGACTGGGAACTGCCGAGCGACCGCGCCTACGCGGAAACGTGCGCGGCGATCGGCGGCGTGATGTGGAACTGGCGCATGCTGCAAATCGCCGGCGACGCGAAGTACGCCGACCAGATGGAGCTTCAGCTCTACAACGCGATGCTCGCGGGCCTCTCGCTGGACGGCGCTTCTTATTTCTACCAGAACCCGCTCAGTAACGACGGCTCCCATCGCCGCCAGCCCTGGTTCGGCTGCGCCTGCTGCCCGCCGAACATCGCGCGCCTGCTGGCGTCGCTGAGCGGCTACTTCTACTCCGTCGACGACAGCAATGGCGTGTGGGCGCATCTGTACGCCGCCGGCTCCGCCGAGCTTCCTTTGCAGGGCGGCGGATCGATTGCGCTGAAACAAGAAACGATCTATCCCTGGGACGGAGACATTCGTTTCACCGTGGAGAACACGCCCCACGCCGGCGCGACGCTGCATCTGCGCATTCCCGAATGGGCGCAGGGCGCGACAGTACAGGTCAACGGCGAAGCGCCAAGGTCGGTCGAAGCGGGAGCGTACGCCGCCGTGGATCACCCCTGGACGACCGGAGACACCGTGCGCCTGACTCTGCCGATGCCCGTGCGCGCCCTGACCGCCGATCCGCGTATCGCCGACGCCTACGGCAAAACGGCTCTCGCGCGCGGCCCGCTGGTCTACTGCCTGGAGCAAATCGACCATGACGGCGTGGACGTCCGCGACATCGTTCTGAGCGATGACGCGATCGGTATTGATTTTCAGAAAGAGTTACTGGGCGGCGTCACCGTCCTGCGCGCCGCCGGGAACGTTTTGGACCGATCGGCGTGGGCGGCCGGCGCCTACCTCGATCGTGCGCCAGGCGGCTCCCCCGGCCAGGCCATCGCCGTGACGGCCGTCCCCTACTACGCCTGGGCCAACCGCGAGGCCGGATCCATGACGGTCTGGGTCCGAAAAGGCTGA
- a CDS encoding helix-turn-helix transcriptional regulator, giving the protein MMDICQLNFSLPVQAINAGLFVSSGKGTHPDRVFPYFDLIYVRSGVLDIQEAEKAFHVAAGETLLLWPERRHFGTKIYPADLSYFWLHFLIRETPESAGRQSCDVAQHASVSRPDQLAEAFRRFLDDQESGSLEQMTADLLVTLILREAARSHEATGAARHSSISAANRANAYIIAHFHEPITVAEVAEKVGCNPNYLARIFREAYGKTMTDAVHDCRLAYARRLLIEGYQNVDEIARECGFADGGYFRRLFKRAHAMTPLAFRNLYARVHVNSA; this is encoded by the coding sequence ATGATGGACATTTGCCAGCTGAACTTCTCTCTCCCGGTGCAGGCGATCAACGCCGGTCTTTTTGTCTCCAGCGGCAAGGGGACGCATCCGGACCGGGTATTTCCATACTTCGATCTGATTTATGTCCGTTCCGGCGTGCTGGATATTCAGGAAGCCGAGAAGGCGTTTCATGTCGCCGCCGGTGAGACTCTGCTTCTCTGGCCGGAGCGGCGTCATTTCGGGACGAAGATCTATCCAGCCGACCTGTCGTACTTCTGGCTGCACTTTTTGATTCGGGAAACGCCGGAGAGCGCGGGGCGGCAATCCTGCGATGTGGCGCAGCATGCGTCCGTCAGCCGTCCGGACCAGCTGGCGGAGGCGTTTCGCCGTTTTTTGGACGACCAGGAAAGCGGATCGCTCGAACAGATGACGGCCGATCTGCTCGTGACGCTGATCCTGCGCGAGGCCGCGCGTTCGCACGAAGCTACGGGCGCCGCGCGGCATTCCTCGATTTCCGCCGCGAACCGGGCGAACGCGTATATCATCGCGCACTTTCACGAACCGATTACGGTGGCTGAGGTCGCGGAGAAGGTCGGCTGCAACCCGAACTATCTCGCGCGGATCTTTCGCGAGGCGTATGGCAAGACGATGACCGACGCCGTCCACGACTGCCGCCTAGCCTACGCGCGCCGGCTGCTGATCGAAGGATATCAGAATGTGGATGAGATCGCCCGCGAATGCGGTTTTGCCGATGGAGGATATTTTCGAAGACTGTTCAAGCGCGCCCATGCGATGACGCCGCTGGCGTTTCGCAATCTGTACGCACGCGTGCATGTGAACTCGGCATAG